A window from Argopecten irradians isolate NY chromosome 3, Ai_NY, whole genome shotgun sequence encodes these proteins:
- the LOC138318686 gene encoding uncharacterized protein translates to MKKPLPSDDKENVHKSGTRSTDRKPSEVTSSRDSTPRCVKEIVCKDVYLMDKAGGRFDKNLLANSLTAKLKQNIPGEFTTKTHLMHKLRREGLKDYVHLENLNKKYDSEMQVQTTRLDNESNLLIRRHEKMRKQSEYQRKNQEKIRSQIRNSKQPDATSVFPQIKYFSQAHAASNPPDGATVEVHPSHQMETSGVHAATFPSFSVDTQDPSNVKVFKYQGIFQPQNKYSSRRNSVRSSGSGGILKRDTNTPEYEILTLSLEDGTESRASSKKSEKKRKGLRVTWSGVDREFEKGRQNNNDSNDNDGRGEDGASTPSTIKSANSSCGIHNRQNKRNKIENIGIKWKLPPGSKQSNRAVKSATSAYATSSRSRNLMPVSGGLQQNGMSVTRTRWHVPSAPPLSSYDLYREWLHKLDKLKSPMEPKQFLREVPAMGNKLDSCSPAYSLPANISEQMNLSIYAASNVV, encoded by the coding sequence ATGAAGAAGCCATTGCCCTCGGACGACAAGGAAAATGTACACAAATCAGGAACTAGAAGTACAGACAGGAAACCATCAGAAGTTACGAGCTCTCGTGATTCTACACCAAGGTGTGTCAAAGAGATTGTATGTAAAGATGTCTACCTAATGGACAAGGCGGGAGGACGATTCGACAAGAACCTTCTGGCCAACAGTCTAACGGCCAAACTTAAACAGAACATTCCAGGCGAGTTTACCACAAAGACACACTTAATGCACAAACTCCGCCGGGAAGGTTTGAAAGATTATGTTCATCTAGAAAATCTCAATAAGAAATACGATAGCGAGATGCAAGTGCAAACAACTAGACTTGACAACGAGAGTAATCTCTTGATTCGTAGACACGAGAAAATGCGAAAGCAAAGTGAATATCAAAGGAAAAACCAAGAAAAGATTAGGTCTCAGATCAGAAACTCTAAGCAACCAGATGCAACGTCTGTGTTTCCacaaataaaatacttttcacAAGCACACGCGGCCTCGAATCCTCCAGATGGAGCCACTGTCGAGGTACACCCGTCACATCAAATGGAAACATCCGGTGTGCACGCTGCAACGTTTCCTTCCTTTTCAGTCGACACACAAGATCCGAGTAATGTGAAAGTTTTCAAATATCAAGGGATTTTCCAACCGCAAAACAAATACTCGAGCAGACGGAATAGCGTACGGTCGTCTGGTTCAGGTGGCATACTGAAGAGAGATACGAACACACCAGAGTATGAAATCCTTACTCTGTCTTTAGAGGACGGTACTGAAAGCAGGGCGTCTAGTAAAAAGAGTGAAAAGAAGAGAAAGGGACTACGAGTAACTTGGAGTGGAGTAGACAGAGAATTCGAAAAAGGACGACAAAACAATAATGATTCTAATGATAACGATGGTCGTGGTGAAGACGGCGCTTCCACACCGAGTACTATCAAAAGTGCGAACAGCAGTTGTGGAATTCATAACCGACAGAACAAACGAAATAAGATAGAAAACATCGGTATAAAATGGAAGTTACCACCAGGATCAAAGCAGTCGAATCGTGCAGTGAAATCGGCTACGTCTGCTTACGCCACTTCCTCGCGATCAAGAAATTTGATGCCAGTATCGGGTGGTCTGCAACAAAACGGAATGTCCGTGACACGCACGCGGTGGCACGTGCCTTCGGCGCCTCCGCTGTCATCTTATGACTTATACAGAGAATGGTTGCATAAACTAGACAAACTGAAATCACCAATGGAGCCAAAGCAGTTCCTAAGGGAAGTACCAGCTATGGGCAACAAACTGGACAGTTGTTCTCCTGCTTATAGTCTACCTGCCAATATCTCAGAGCAAATGAACTTATCGATATACGCCGCTTCTAACGTTGTGTAG
- the LOC138318688 gene encoding golgin subfamily A member 6-like protein 2, which produces MSSIDERKIWKHWAYLKNELPADEIVDGMVEAGIFAPNQGRDILSVQPNTRQMKAEKFLNNLINAGDKGFETFCNIMRRDNENRYKAIMEKLEICDGASGGVAGGGASNRPTSTGAPLRPDSGMSGSQRPISSMSSSSASTDISMPSRDGETGEKNQRRGKSAARRAWRSESSASESFPPTNQVPPNNAAPYGGLARAPSTGEAIITQSRNSDYEERPAMASASGGHPTGASGSDNNTQRSGAETPGVDMKALEQELVRIAPTIAELFQKFAKTTCKEPVSEEEIQNVKAENERLRKTNRALIEKLNSFQHRIIQLQLENKKLREEGEGVMEAKDELDRKEFELKDLEKRLEEQKQALEEKEMELNNQLMKIQDIENDIARQKEQIKKLETLHEEGQLDNERQQEEILILREDKKKQQQQILKLEFKQRVGEERLQSLDARMRQLEQPKRNFRRSDPSKIKPRRPLGMFYN; this is translated from the exons ATGAGCTCTATAGATGAAAGAAAAATTTGGAAACATTGGGCCTACCTGAAAAATGAACTTCCCGCAGACGAAATTGTGGACGGGATGGTCGAAGCGGGAATATTTGCCCCAAACCAAGGACGGGATATTCTAAGTGTTCAGCCAAACACAAGACAAATGAAAGCTGAAAAGTTTCTCAACAATCTCATAAATGCCGGAGATAAAGGCTTCGAGACTTTCTGTAATATCATGCGACGTGACAACGAGAACCGATACAAAGCCATCATGGAGAAGTTGGAGATCTGTGATGGTGCAAGCGGAGGGGTAGCAGGAGGGGGTGCTTCTAACCGACCCACCAGTACAG GAGCTCCGTTGCGGCCAGATTCTGGGATGTCCGGATCTCAAAGACCAATTTCGAGCATGTCATCCTCC AGTGCCAGTACAGATATCAGCATGCCAAGCAGAGATGGagaaacaggagagaagaatCAGCGAAGAGGTAAATCAGCTGCTCGCCGAGCCTGGAGGTCTGAATCGTCTGCTAGTGAGTCGTTCCCGCCAACTAACCAAGTACCACCAAACAACGCAGCCCCATACGGCGGGCTAGCTAGAGCACCAAGCACTGGAGAAGCAATCATCACACAGTCCAGAAACTCGGATTACGAGGAACGGCCGGCCATGGCATCTGCTTCCGGGGGCCATCCGACTGGTGCTTCTGGCTCTGATAACAACACACAGAGATCAGGTGCTGAAACACCTGGTGTTGATATGAAAGCTCTCGAACAAGAACTTGTACGTATTGCACCAACTATTGCAGAACTGTTTCAAAAGTTTGCAAAGACAACATGCAAAGAACCTGTCAGTGAAGAGGAAATTCAGAACGTCAAGGCCGAAAATGAACGTCTGAGGAAAACTAACCGTGCGCTTATTGAAAAACTTAACTCATTTCAGCACAGGATCATACAACTCCAGTTGGAGAATAAAAAGCTCAGGGAGGAAGGTGAGGGAGTAATGGAAGCCAAGGATGAGCTAGACAGGAAAGAGTTTGAACTAAAGGATCTAGAGAAGAGACTTGAAGAGCAAAAACAGGCACTTGAAGAGAAGGAGATGGAACTTAATAACCAGCTGATGAAAATACAAGATATTGAGAACGATATAGCAAGACAGAAGGaacaaataaagaaattggaAACTCTTCACGAGGAGGGACAACTAGACAACGAACGCCAACAAGAGGAGATCCTGATACTGAGAGAAGATAAGAAGAAGCAACAACAACAGATACTGAAGTTAGAGTTTAAGCAGAGAGTAGGAGAAGAGCGGCTCCAGAGTCTGGATGCCAGGATGAGACAGCTAGAGCAGCCCAAAAGAAACTTCAGGAGAAGCGATCCGTCAAAGATAAAACCACGAAGGCCGTTAGGAATGTTTTACAACTGA
- the LOC138318689 gene encoding meiosis-specific nuclear structural protein 1-like isoform X2, with translation MASSGADMDPEDERRLIKNWTLVKNELMVDKILPEFTGIFSESTQKEIKNVQPNTRLMRADKFLHSLIKTGFHAYENFCEVLRRDSNRYKEVMEVLEIKETPDSGSAASSDSSRPSSNVSSKREHVSNGEKNKSDIIASERTRPSQSPRNLPTRRVVPSIDTSSMTPEQSSVAQMTQAAASAIVNTQWNNQDGVNVEAVEKGLVEIAPAIAELIKSIVATTSTDPEKLEEYHKVRNENEALRKTNRALVEQLNSFQQKIIQLQIENKKLRDTGEGTKILKDELESRATTLETIRKRLEEQKSQLEEKEMELNIQLKKIKEIEEERDRFSLQIMKLRVLHDDGLAERNAQKEQILELRHIKEKQQNHIELLEDIQRHDEEAMKMLEERLNCLEQYGTPRYQTASYQKSSTRARRNTRVVSPPRTMPWMNGMVSRSHHANVKFLPPSPSPRETKKEKGWSF, from the exons atggcgtcCAGCGGGGCTGACATGGACCCGGAGGACGAACGGCGTTTGATAAAGAACTGGACTCTGGTGAAAAACGAACTCATGGTTGACAAAATTCTACCGGAGTTTACAGGGATCTTTTCTGAAAGTACTCAAAAGGAAATCAAAAACGTTCAGCCAAACACTCGCCTGATGCGAGCGGACAAATTCCTCCATTCGCTGATAAAAACTGGGTTCCATGCGTATGAAAACTTCTGTGAGGTGTTAAGGAGGGACAGTAACAGGTACAAGGAGGTTATGGAAGTACTAGAGATCAAGGAGACTCCAGACTCTG GATCAGCTGCTTCCAGTGACAGTAGTAGACCATCTTCTAATGTTTCATCAAAG AGAGAGCATGTCAGTAATGGAGAAAAGAACAAATCGGACATCATTGCTTCAGAACGTACCAGACCTTCTCAATCTCCTAGGAACCTCCCCACAAGGAGAGTAGTTCCTTCTATAGACACGTCTTCGATGACCCCAGAACAGTCATCTGTTGCACAAATGACGCAAGCAGCGGCTTCGGCCATTGTTAATACGCAGTGGAATAATCAAGACGGTGTTAATGTAGAAGCTGTTGAAAAAGGTTTGGTAGAAATCGCCCCGGCTATCGCAGAGCTAATAAAAAGCATCGTTGCAACAACCAGCACCGATCCCGAAAAGCTTGAAGAATATCATAAAGTTCGAAATGAAAATGAGGCACTGCGAAAGACAAACCGTGCTCTAGTTGAACAACTCAATTCGTTTCAGCAAAAAATCATCCAGCTCCAAATCGAAAACAAGAAGTTACGCGATACTGGTGAAGGGaccaaaattttaaaagatgagTTAGAAAGTCGAGCTACTACTTTAGAGACAATCCGTAAGCGCTTAGAGGAACAAAAATCACAGTTAGAGGAAAAGGAAATGGAATTGAACATACAACTAAAGAAAATCAAAGAAATCGAAGAGGAAAGGGATCGTTTCAGCCTTCAAATAATGAAACTTCGGGTGTTACATGACGATGGACTCGCAGAGCGAAACGCACAAAAGGAGCAAATATTAGAACTACGTcatatcaaagaaaaacaacaaaatcacattGAATTATTAGAGGATATTCAGAGACATGACGAGGAAGCAATGAAAATGCTAGAAGAACGCCTTAATTGCCTCGAACAATACGGAACTCCTCGCTACCAGACAGCTTCTTATCAAAAAAGTTCCACGCGTGCTCGCAGAAACACGCGCGTTGTGTCCCCACCCCGCACCATGCCCTGGATGAATGGCATGGTCAGTAGGTCACACCACGCCAATGTCAAGTTCCTCCCGCCCTCTCCGTCTCCTCGTGAAACTAAGAAAGAGAAAGGCTGGTCTTTCTGA
- the LOC138318689 gene encoding meiosis-specific nuclear structural protein 1-like isoform X1 → MASSGADMDPEDERRLIKNWTLVKNELMVDKILPEFTGIFSESTQKEIKNVQPNTRLMRADKFLHSLIKTGFHAYENFCEVLRRDSNRYKEVMEVLEIKETPDSDLYISGSAASSDSSRPSSNVSSKREHVSNGEKNKSDIIASERTRPSQSPRNLPTRRVVPSIDTSSMTPEQSSVAQMTQAAASAIVNTQWNNQDGVNVEAVEKGLVEIAPAIAELIKSIVATTSTDPEKLEEYHKVRNENEALRKTNRALVEQLNSFQQKIIQLQIENKKLRDTGEGTKILKDELESRATTLETIRKRLEEQKSQLEEKEMELNIQLKKIKEIEEERDRFSLQIMKLRVLHDDGLAERNAQKEQILELRHIKEKQQNHIELLEDIQRHDEEAMKMLEERLNCLEQYGTPRYQTASYQKSSTRARRNTRVVSPPRTMPWMNGMVSRSHHANVKFLPPSPSPRETKKEKGWSF, encoded by the exons atggcgtcCAGCGGGGCTGACATGGACCCGGAGGACGAACGGCGTTTGATAAAGAACTGGACTCTGGTGAAAAACGAACTCATGGTTGACAAAATTCTACCGGAGTTTACAGGGATCTTTTCTGAAAGTACTCAAAAGGAAATCAAAAACGTTCAGCCAAACACTCGCCTGATGCGAGCGGACAAATTCCTCCATTCGCTGATAAAAACTGGGTTCCATGCGTATGAAAACTTCTGTGAGGTGTTAAGGAGGGACAGTAACAGGTACAAGGAGGTTATGGAAGTACTAGAGATCAAGGAGACTCCAGACTCTG ACTTGTATATTTCAGGATCAGCTGCTTCCAGTGACAGTAGTAGACCATCTTCTAATGTTTCATCAAAG AGAGAGCATGTCAGTAATGGAGAAAAGAACAAATCGGACATCATTGCTTCAGAACGTACCAGACCTTCTCAATCTCCTAGGAACCTCCCCACAAGGAGAGTAGTTCCTTCTATAGACACGTCTTCGATGACCCCAGAACAGTCATCTGTTGCACAAATGACGCAAGCAGCGGCTTCGGCCATTGTTAATACGCAGTGGAATAATCAAGACGGTGTTAATGTAGAAGCTGTTGAAAAAGGTTTGGTAGAAATCGCCCCGGCTATCGCAGAGCTAATAAAAAGCATCGTTGCAACAACCAGCACCGATCCCGAAAAGCTTGAAGAATATCATAAAGTTCGAAATGAAAATGAGGCACTGCGAAAGACAAACCGTGCTCTAGTTGAACAACTCAATTCGTTTCAGCAAAAAATCATCCAGCTCCAAATCGAAAACAAGAAGTTACGCGATACTGGTGAAGGGaccaaaattttaaaagatgagTTAGAAAGTCGAGCTACTACTTTAGAGACAATCCGTAAGCGCTTAGAGGAACAAAAATCACAGTTAGAGGAAAAGGAAATGGAATTGAACATACAACTAAAGAAAATCAAAGAAATCGAAGAGGAAAGGGATCGTTTCAGCCTTCAAATAATGAAACTTCGGGTGTTACATGACGATGGACTCGCAGAGCGAAACGCACAAAAGGAGCAAATATTAGAACTACGTcatatcaaagaaaaacaacaaaatcacattGAATTATTAGAGGATATTCAGAGACATGACGAGGAAGCAATGAAAATGCTAGAAGAACGCCTTAATTGCCTCGAACAATACGGAACTCCTCGCTACCAGACAGCTTCTTATCAAAAAAGTTCCACGCGTGCTCGCAGAAACACGCGCGTTGTGTCCCCACCCCGCACCATGCCCTGGATGAATGGCATGGTCAGTAGGTCACACCACGCCAATGTCAAGTTCCTCCCGCCCTCTCCGTCTCCTCGTGAAACTAAGAAAGAGAAAGGCTGGTCTTTCTGA